In the genome of Methylomagnum ishizawai, the window GCGCCTATACGAGGGTTCCGGCGGCGATGGCGTCCTTGTCCGACCCGTGGCCGCTGCCGGATTTGTACGCGGGTCCGGCGGTGGATTGGGTGTTGTTCCGGGCGTTCTCGAAAGACCCCAGGGCGCGGGCGGTGGGGGCCGGGTATCTGGCGGCGTTCGATCACCGGATGGGCGGCAAGGCCCAGGTGGATATGGCGGCGGAGGCGGCGCGATGACGGTATCGGCGGGCGAGTTGGTGGCGCGGGCGTCCACGTTGGTGTTGGACTCGATCAATGCGCGGTTCACGGAGGCGGAGTGGTTGGCGTGGCTGAACGATGCCCAGCGGGAGATCGTGAACCTGCGGCCCGAGGCCAATACCGTGGTCGCGGTGGGCAGGCTGGACCCCGGCGTGCGCCAGGTGTTGCCGGACGATGCGGTCCGGCTGGTGGATGTGCCGCGCAACCTCCGCGCCGTCGCCGTGCCATCCCTGGCTATCGCCGCGGTCGATGCCGACCGGGTGGAGGGCGATGGCGGCGCGACCGGTTTCGTCTTCGCCGTGACGCTTTCCGCCGTGGCGGCGGGCGATGTTTTTGTCGATTGGGGCGTGGCCGGGTCGGGCGGGCATCCGGCGGACGCCGCCGATTTCGTCGATGGGGTTTTCCCCGCCGGGACGCTGACGATCCCCGCCGGGCAAGCTTCCGGCGTCATCACGGTGCCGGTCCAGGGGGATACGGCGGTGGAAAGCGACGAGGGCTTCGCCGTGACCCTATCCAATCCGGTGGGGGCCACGATAGCGGTCGCCACCGCGTTTGGCACGATCATCAACGACGATGCCAATGAGCCGAACCTGTTGATCGCGACGCCGGGCACGCTGGCTTTCACCGCCGACTTCGGGGCGACCTATACCCATATCGGCTATCCCGCCGGGGTCAATCCGCCCTTCGTGTCGATGGCGTCGGATTTGGCGGGCGGGATACTGGCGGCGTACAACCTGCCCGAAGCCGCCGGGATGGGGTTGGCCTATTCCACGGACTATGGGCAAACCTGGGCGGTGGTCGGCGCGGGGCCGGGTATCGCGACGCCCGACAGCGCCTGTGTGCGGTTCGGGGCCGGGCCGCTTTGGGTGGTTTTCGCCACGGATGCCACCGGGGCCGTTTATTCGGCCAGCGACCCCTTGGGCGCTTGGACCGCCCATGCTGCGCTGACGGAAAGCTTGCCGATAGTGGATATGGTCTACTCGCCGTTCGGTTATTGGGTCGCGTTGATGAGCGGGCCGCTGGTCGCTTTGCAAAGCACCACCGATTTCGAGGGCTGGACCGTGGTGGCCAATAGTCATGGAGGTTCGGCCACGGTGCATTTGGATGATGTCGAGGTGGGGGCCGCTGGACGGTCCATCGCGGCCAATGACGACGCCACCCTGGCGATTGTCCAGCCGGTGGCGAATCCTTGGTTGGGGTTGGTCATGGATGCTTTCGATAGGCCCGATCCCCCGGTTGGTTTTGGGATGGGACCGGCCCTTACCGACCAGGATCAACCGCCTTTCTATTACGACACCGAATCTCCCGGCGTGGTCGGTAGTCTGATATGCCCGAATTTGCGTAGGACGGGTTTGGATTGCATGGGCGGCGTAAGGGATATTGTTTATGAAGATGCCAGCGCATTCCATACTTTTGTGGATGGAAACGCGATAAGCTTTGGGCATGGATTGCAGAATGGGAGCGGCCTGCTCATTTTCTCGTCAACTTTTTCGACCCAGGAGTTCACGGTATATTGGAATGGCAGTAACAGCTACCATGGGCCATTCACGGGTTTGGATGCCGTGGATTTGACTGTGAACGGGGCCACGGGTATCTATCTCGATGTGCGTTCCATCGATGTCGGGGATATGATAACGGTGACCCTTTGGTCGGACTCGGGTTTCAACACGGCGAGCAGTGGTTATACCTATACAGCGGGGGCCGCCCAACCGTTTTTCGAGTTCGCCTCTTTCGCGGGGATCGATCCCACGAATATAAGCGCCATTGCTTTGAATGTGGTTTGTGGCGCGGAGGATAGGCTAAAT includes:
- a CDS encoding phage adaptor protein, whose product is MTVSAGELVARASTLVLDSINARFTEAEWLAWLNDAQREIVNLRPEANTVVAVGRLDPGVRQVLPDDAVRLVDVPRNLRAVAVPSLAIAAVDADRVEGDGGATGFVFAVTLSAVAAGDVFVDWGVAGSGGHPADAADFVDGVFPAGTLTIPAGQASGVITVPVQGDTAVESDEGFAVTLSNPVGATIAVATAFGTIINDDANEPNLLIATPGTLAFTADFGATYTHIGYPAGVNPPFVSMASDLAGGILAAYNLPEAAGMGLAYSTDYGQTWAVVGAGPGIATPDSACVRFGAGPLWVVFATDATGAVYSASDPLGAWTAHAALTESLPIVDMVYSPFGYWVALMSGPLVALQSTTDFEGWTVVANSHGGSATVHLDDVEVGAAGRSIAANDDATLAIVQPVANPWLGLVMDAFDRPDPPVGFGMGPALTDQDQPPFYYDTESPGVVGSLICPNLRRTGLDCMGGVRDIVYEDASAFHTFVDGNAISFGHGLQNGSGLLIFSSTFSTQEFTVYWNGSNSYHGPFTGLDAVDLTVNGATGIYLDVRSIDVGDMITVTLWSDSGFNTASSGYTYTAGAAQPFFEFASFAGIDPTNISAIALNVVCGAEDRLNSSFSLASISATRGLPDKLLIDNFQEPPLEQVIVFDGDTPTTADESVYDVVDTALGGYRGLRMYFGGDPVTLGDRTCTLVAGGLGTLAFIPVEETFGLEVVTIESLWNGPDGFDGVFAGLGAIDLTATEGNGIYVENTEAQPATLTIWSGGGAVSHSVSGTQAPIRRQDSGNGFQFFNFSLFTGAGVDLTEVSAIRLSWTVLIGLPQNVPRISVRYLSDKAGVLSTTDGMNWEVYSATTIDSTFPDPSVPMDVLRAQRSGLAGGFIGVPRSGTPLPAVSYGVGGVPDFGYSWNMWDADSPATDYYEGIQPVADSFVMIGGGRLYRQTGSAAWSILPDAGVDAGDHPRSLVAIR